From a single Rutidosis leptorrhynchoides isolate AG116_Rl617_1_P2 chromosome 5, CSIRO_AGI_Rlap_v1, whole genome shotgun sequence genomic region:
- the LOC139849728 gene encoding uncharacterized protein has protein sequence MGDGKGSSLVHLLVIILCLIAFGFAVAAERRRSTGTVRTDDKTNATYCVYDSDVATGYGVGAFLFLLTGESLVMGVTKCMCFGRPLAPGGNRAWTIIYFIFSVLSFLVAEACLIAGAKKNAYHTKYKGMTESFSCDTIRKGVFVAGAVFVVLTMVLNMYYYMYFTKATTQPAHKTNRSSSTIGMTGSIDVFFSGNKRYQRRKKERKKKSPDVRRIPEAGTTPKNQVLARHMREGTVNKNVETHRNKYSEDIVNGYLRRRPETRESNGKGKMRWVDFQVTEE, from the exons ATGGGGGATGGAAAAGGTTCATCGCTAGTTCATCTACTTGTTATCATCTTATGTTTGATTGCTTTTGGTTTCGCCGTTGCTGCTGAACGACGTCGTAGTACT GGAACTGTTCGTACAGATGACAAAACAAATGCTACTTACTGTGTATATGATTCTGATGTTGCAACTGGATACGGAGTTGGTGCCTTTTTATTTCTGCTTACGGGTGAATCGTTGGTAATGGGTGTCACCAAGTGCATGTGTTTTGGAAGGCCTTTAGCACCTGGCGGGAATCGAGCGTGGACcatcatttatttcatattttcagT GCTGAGTTTTCTGGTTGCAGAAGCTTGTTTAATTGCAGGCGCAAAGAAGAACGCGTATCATACAAAATACAAGGGTATGACTGAAAGCTTTTCATGTGACACTATAAGGAAAGGTGTTTTTGTTGCAGGGGCAGTGTTTGTCGTGTTGACCATGGTTCTGAACATGTATTACTACATGTACTTCACCAAGGCTACAACCCAACCCGCTCACAAAACCAATCGTTCTTCTTCCACTATTGGTATGACTG GTAGTATAGATGTGTTCTTCAGTGGGAACAAAAGATATCAGCGACGGaaaaaggaaagaaagaagaaaagtccGGACGTTCGGAGGATACCAGAAGCCGGAACGACGCCGAAAAATCAGGTTTTAGCGAGACACATGAGAGAAGGCACAGTCAACAAAAATGTAGAGACTCATAGAAACAAATATTCAGAAGATATTGTAAATGGTTACCTGAGAAGAAGACCGGAGACCAGAGAATCAAATGGAAAAGGCAAAATGAGATGGGTAGATTTTCAAGTAACAGAGGAATAG